AAACATTAAACTTGTCTAAACAATcccaagaaaattttccataaaatatggtATTTCTTGAAACGGTCTGCACTTCCTCAAAAGTAATATCAATATCATCGAATTATATTAAGATCTACATAAAGGTAAAGGGGTAAGGAAATCAATCTACTTCTACGAGGAATTTATTTTCAAACCTAAAGTGTAAAAAATATTACgttgaattgaattaaatatacTTACGTATTTAGCAAAGAAACCCCGATTATCCTTTACTTCGCCTCTATCTCTAGCTTCCCGTTCTCTCTctattttttgtatgaatgaaGCTGTGTCCGGTACGGGAGCCAATTCGGTATGTTTAATTAATACATCAGTACTGAATTCAGTGACCTTAAACGTTGAAAAGTCATGTGCGGAACAATCATATATTTCATCGCCGGAAGCTGATGTCGAAGATGTGACTCCATTAACATAACCGTTTCCATCAATTGATATCCAAAGTTCGTCGTTCAATAAAACACTTAGTATGCTACACGCCTTATTTGCGGTTGTGAATGTCCTCCTTAGACCATTTGGATACTCAACTATTGCCTTTAGCCGATAAAAACCATTATTGGCAGCTAGATTCTAAGAAAAGTGGATAAGTAAATGCAATACAATGGTCcacatttcttaccttcaagttCTGTAGATCGTCGGACGTCAATGTATTTTGAACTATATTAGATAACCCAGTATTTAAGCTGGGAATGGATATATTCGCTCTATATGTGAATGTGTCCGGGCTGTCCATCTTAAGCGCATGGAGAAGTTCAACATTTATCCATCCATCATACTCTATATAACAATTACTGAGCGCGAAAGACAATAAAATAACCACAAGACTTGAAATCTTCCTAACACCCATTTTAATAAACTTaagattccaaaattttattaattggcAGAAACGTCTCCGAAAATATTACTATCGCGATGACAGATGTAGAGTAATAAAAAGCTTACTGGGTGACAcagaatgaaaaatatttatatgtcaTTTATATTAGCTTCGTTCGTTACTATGTTAATATTGCGTTCACGttatacattgtttttttttttttatactacgttcgcactagacaaCGAGGATTTTGGCCGAAATCCTCCTAGATCTCAGCAGTTTTGCAATAGGTTAAATATCAGCTGGCTCgtagaggatttcaacaaaatctctttCAAAATCCCCTGTACTGCCTTGTACATctgtggttttagtactaaaaatgtgCTTTTTGCAAACCTGCCCCAATTTTCCTTGtatatgaatgtgtgtgtgcgtgtacacatacgggtttgtgtttgtattgatatatttacaaacagctgttaaatcctcaaatctacgaaatctcgttattttgccagtccgaacacttgagatttgtaaagagattttggttcta
This is a stretch of genomic DNA from Haematobia irritans isolate KBUSLIRL chromosome 4, ASM5000362v1, whole genome shotgun sequence. It encodes these proteins:
- the EMC10 gene encoding ER membrane protein complex subunit 10 codes for the protein MGVRKISSLVVILLSFALSNCYIEYDGWINVELLHALKMDSPDTFTYRANISIPSLNTGLSNIVQNTLTSDDLQNLKNLAANNGFYRLKAIVEYPNGLRRTFTTANKACSILSVLLNDELWISIDGNGYVNGVTSSTSASGDEIYDCSAHDFSTFKVTEFSTDVLIKHTELAPVPDTASFIQKIEREREARDRGEVKDNRGFFAKYWIYIVPVVILLFVSGAANPEQQQK